The window AGTTCATAACAGATAAAACAACGATTGATGTAACTAAACTAGGTAGCGGTAGAATATGGCTATGGAATGATGCGATTCAACATTATACAAAGCTAGATCCTGTATCCCAACTTATCGGGTCAGGTGGCTACTACGGATCTCACAATCAATATATTGCGTGGCTATTGAGAAATGGGATTCTTGGCTTATTTATGTGGTTATTGTTTTTATACCTGATGTATCGCAAAATACTCACAATGAATAAACCTAGTCGAAGTCTCGCCACAGCTTTATTTTTATGCATTTGCTGTGTAGCAAATATGTTCTCGCAACCTTGGGATAATTTTAATATATCGTTTATATTTTGGTTTTTGATCGGTTTTAATATAATTGTCTCAACAGATAAAGTTAAAAATAGAGAAAATTGTCGGTAGCCTGAACCTAAAAAAACCGGAGAATGACTTAACTGCCATTCTCTTACTTTCTTATCTTATTAAACATTGAGAATCTGAAAAAAAATGAAAATTTGTATAGTTACAACCATTCCAAGTCCATACAGAACTCCACTTTTCAATCGAATAAACTCATTACTTAAAATTCATGGATACGAACTTTTTGTTGTTTTCTTGGCAAAAGGCTATCAAAGGCGTAAATGGACTTTTGATGCTTCCACGTGGAACTTCCAATATTTTTTTTTGAATGATCCTAAAATAACTACAGGCGAGGTTTTTTTTTCATTTGCATTTTCGCTACTAGGGCTGTTATTCAAACTCAATCCAGATATTGTAGTTACAGGTGGCTTTTCGGTTCCGACAATATGGAGTACACTGTATTGTCAACTCAATAGGAAAAAATCTCTCATCTGGTCGGGAGAGACGATCGATGAAAATTCAACTCGATCGTATCAATGGATAAGGACGCTTTTCAGGCGGTTCATGGTTAAGAAGTCAGACGGGTTCATTTCATATGGAAACAAATCAAAAGAATACTTACTTTCAATTGGTGCAAGCGAATCTGACATACGAATCGCGATCAATACCGTAGATACTCAGTTTTATAGTTTTTATTCCAACGAAAAAAATCCTGATCCAACAGTAAAGAAAATTATATTTGTCGGTCATCTCGAAAAAAGAAAAGGAATTTTTGAATTAATTGAAGCTTTTAGTATTATACAACGCAAAAAAACAAATTTAGGTTTTAAGTTTGAATTACACATCATAGGCGATGGCACCCAAGCCAAAAACTTAGTACAATTTATCGAAACTAAGAAACTGGCCAACATTCGCTTACATGGTTTTCAACAATCCGATTATATTCGCTCATTATTTAGATCCATGGATATCCTTGTGTTTCCATCGCTTACTGAACTGTATGGATTGGTGCCCATAGAGGGTATGGCAGCTGGTTTGCCTGTGCTAGTTTCAAAATATGCTGGCATTTCTGGTGAACTCCACGAATGCAAATACAGTCAAATGCTTTTCGACCCTAAAAATATTCTTGATTTCGCAGACAAAATGTATTCAGTGCTAACAGTAACGACTCTATATTTTACACTGAAGATGTTAAGTCGAGAACTTTGCGAAAAAAAATTTAGCATAAAACTCAGTGCAAACTCTTTTACTAAGGCCTTGGTAGCCATAGATGTTTAGAACAATCGTTACCCTTACTGTGATCGCTTCTTTAACGGTAATTGCCGGATTTTTGGCGACTATATCCCCCTTACTCCCTTTAGCGTTGGGTATTCTCGTTGCCTTGGGTTATCTAATCACAACCAGTATAAAAAAGGCGATATTGGTTTTATTGTTGACAAAGC is drawn from bacterium and contains these coding sequences:
- a CDS encoding glycosyltransferase family 4 protein; the encoded protein is MKICIVTTIPSPYRTPLFNRINSLLKIHGYELFVVFLAKGYQRRKWTFDASTWNFQYFFLNDPKITTGEVFFSFAFSLLGLLFKLNPDIVVTGGFSVPTIWSTLYCQLNRKKSLIWSGETIDENSTRSYQWIRTLFRRFMVKKSDGFISYGNKSKEYLLSIGASESDIRIAINTVDTQFYSFYSNEKNPDPTVKKIIFVGHLEKRKGIFELIEAFSIIQRKKTNLGFKFELHIIGDGTQAKNLVQFIETKKLANIRLHGFQQSDYIRSLFRSMDILVFPSLTELYGLVPIEGMAAGLPVLVSKYAGISGELHECKYSQMLFDPKNILDFADKMYSVLTVTTLYFTLKMLSRELCEKKFSIKLSANSFTKALVAIDV